A genomic segment from Streptomyces sp. NBC_00459 encodes:
- a CDS encoding M48 family metallopeptidase produces MGSTLRALRALVLLAGFYLLGVLLLAALAGTDHLLFAHAPAAVATKLTAVSVVLAIPLVRGLLMLRTPKGEEPAGLPVTEAEEPELWRTVRELAAQVGTRAPSRIVLTGDVNAAVGEDARLLGLLPGPRRLYLGVPLMQGLTEAQLRAVLAHELGHYAGSDTRLAALTLRGRVQLQRTIRNFEERAGSTEARERARQERKNAKAEARGKEAREIDTGGAGVTYRALARIYTAYAKLYLRATLADSRRQEYAADASAARIAGRDATASALREIPVLTGAFGFYARSYATLGTDAGLLPPRGEVFGGFGRMLTARQLELAGMRSELPTEATSPYDSHPPVADRVRRIELLPADGRADEAHGAAIAVLADEERTFAALEDAVLTDEVRQLRRTADWQELLDGAMAGNLAALNTPLHRALALYTKDRPTLPALLTLIDNGQLWQLARRLPLSDEAVAAKGRAFREFVRPTLHNSLHSMVMAEFSARSRMRWEFSWEQSAKARLLPAPGSTPAPPADGAPGLDAAIAIAVDTALADPPDTAPLRALLPPAPRSPRETDAPR; encoded by the coding sequence ATGGGCTCGACCCTGCGCGCGCTGCGCGCTCTTGTACTGCTCGCCGGCTTCTATCTGCTCGGCGTGCTCCTGCTGGCGGCGCTCGCCGGCACCGACCACCTGCTCTTCGCGCACGCCCCGGCCGCGGTCGCGACAAAGCTGACCGCCGTCTCCGTGGTGCTGGCGATCCCGTTGGTCCGCGGCCTGCTCATGCTGCGTACGCCGAAGGGCGAGGAGCCCGCCGGCCTGCCCGTGACCGAGGCCGAAGAGCCTGAACTCTGGCGTACGGTGCGGGAGTTGGCCGCCCAGGTCGGCACCCGCGCCCCGTCCCGCATCGTGCTCACCGGCGACGTCAACGCCGCCGTCGGCGAGGACGCCCGTCTACTCGGCCTCCTCCCCGGACCACGCCGGCTCTACCTCGGCGTACCCCTCATGCAGGGCCTGACCGAGGCCCAGTTGCGCGCGGTCCTCGCCCATGAACTCGGCCACTACGCGGGCTCCGACACCCGCCTGGCCGCCCTCACCCTGCGCGGACGCGTCCAACTCCAGCGCACCATAAGGAACTTCGAGGAGCGCGCGGGCAGCACGGAGGCCCGGGAGCGGGCCCGGCAGGAGCGGAAGAACGCCAAGGCGGAGGCCAGGGGCAAGGAGGCACGGGAGATCGACACGGGCGGCGCGGGCGTCACGTACCGGGCGCTGGCCCGGATCTACACCGCGTACGCCAAGCTGTACCTCCGTGCCACGCTCGCCGACTCGCGCCGCCAGGAGTACGCCGCCGACGCCTCGGCCGCCCGGATCGCCGGCCGTGACGCCACCGCGTCCGCACTGCGTGAAATCCCGGTGCTGACCGGCGCGTTCGGGTTCTACGCGCGCAGCTACGCCACCCTGGGCACCGACGCCGGGCTGCTGCCGCCGCGCGGTGAGGTGTTCGGTGGCTTCGGCCGGATGCTGACCGCCCGCCAGCTCGAACTGGCGGGGATGCGCAGCGAGTTGCCCACGGAGGCGACCTCGCCGTACGACTCCCACCCGCCCGTCGCCGACCGGGTACGCCGTATCGAGCTGCTCCCCGCCGACGGCCGCGCGGACGAGGCCCACGGCGCGGCCATCGCCGTCCTGGCCGACGAGGAGCGTACGTTCGCCGCGCTGGAGGACGCGGTACTGACGGACGAGGTGCGGCAGTTGCGGCGCACCGCCGACTGGCAGGAGCTCCTCGACGGCGCGATGGCGGGCAACCTCGCCGCGCTCAACACCCCGCTGCACCGGGCCCTGGCCCTGTACACGAAGGACCGCCCCACCCTGCCGGCGCTCCTCACCCTCATCGACAACGGCCAACTGTGGCAGCTGGCACGCCGGTTGCCGCTGTCGGACGAGGCGGTCGCGGCGAAGGGGCGTGCGTTCCGCGAGTTCGTACGCCCCACCCTGCACAACTCGCTGCACAGCATGGTGATGGCGGAGTTCAGCGCGCGGTCGCGGATGCGCTGGGAGTTCTCCTGGGAGCAGTCGGCGAAGGCGCGTCTGCTGCCGGCGCCGGGCAGCACACCGGCCCCACCGGCCGACGGCGCCCCCGGGCTCGACGCGGCGATCGCCATCGCCGTGGACACGGCTCTCGCCGATCCCCCGGACACCGCCCCGCTGCGCGCCCTGCTTCCCCCCGCTCCCCGCTCCCCCCGAGAAACGGACGCTCCCCGATGA
- a CDS encoding cystathionine gamma-synthase, translating to MSDRHISQHFETLAIHAGNTADPLTGAVVPPIYQVSTYKQDGVGGLRGGYEYSRSANPTRTALEENLAALEGGRRGLAFASGLAAEDCLLRTLLSPGDHVVIPNDAYGGTFRLFAKVVARWGVEWSVADTSDPASVRAALTPKTKAVWVETPSNPLLGITDIAAVAQIAREAGARLVVDNTFATPYLQQPLALGADVVVHSLTKYMGGHSDVVGGALVTGDQELGEELAYHQNAMGAVAGPFDSWLVLRGAKTLSVRMDRHSENATRIADMLTRHARVTRVLYPGLPEHPNHEVAAKQMRAFGGMVSFQVQGGEEAAVEVCNRAKVFTLGESLGGVESLIEHPGRMTHASVAGSALEVPGDLVRLSVGIENVDDLLEDLQQALG from the coding sequence ATGAGCGACAGGCACATCAGTCAGCACTTCGAGACTCTCGCGATCCACGCGGGCAACACCGCGGATCCCCTCACCGGCGCGGTCGTCCCGCCGATCTACCAGGTCTCGACCTACAAGCAGGACGGCGTCGGCGGGCTGCGCGGCGGTTACGAGTACAGCCGCAGCGCCAACCCGACCCGTACCGCCCTCGAAGAGAACCTCGCGGCCCTGGAGGGCGGTCGCCGCGGTCTCGCGTTCGCGTCCGGACTGGCGGCCGAGGACTGCCTGTTGCGCACGCTGCTCAGCCCCGGCGACCACGTCGTCATCCCGAACGACGCCTACGGCGGCACGTTCCGCCTCTTCGCGAAGGTCGTCGCCCGGTGGGGCGTGGAATGGTCGGTCGCCGACACCAGCGACCCGGCCTCCGTACGGGCAGCCCTCACCCCGAAGACCAAGGCCGTGTGGGTGGAGACGCCCTCCAACCCCCTCCTCGGCATCACCGACATCGCCGCCGTCGCCCAGATCGCCCGCGAGGCCGGCGCCCGGCTCGTCGTCGACAACACCTTCGCCACGCCCTACCTCCAGCAGCCGCTGGCCCTCGGCGCTGACGTCGTCGTGCACTCCCTGACCAAGTACATGGGCGGCCACTCCGACGTCGTCGGCGGTGCGCTGGTCACCGGCGACCAGGAACTCGGCGAGGAGCTGGCGTACCACCAGAACGCGATGGGCGCGGTCGCCGGGCCCTTCGACTCCTGGCTGGTGCTGCGCGGCGCCAAGACGCTCTCCGTACGGATGGACCGCCACAGCGAGAACGCCACCAGGATCGCCGACATGCTCACCCGGCACGCGCGCGTGACGCGCGTTCTCTACCCGGGGCTCCCCGAGCACCCGAATCACGAGGTCGCCGCCAAGCAGATGCGGGCGTTCGGCGGCATGGTGTCGTTCCAGGTCCAGGGCGGCGAGGAAGCCGCCGTCGAGGTCTGCAACCGCGCCAAGGTGTTCACGCTCGGCGAGTCCCTCGGCGGCGTGGAGTCCCTGATCGAGCACCCGGGACGCATGACGCACGCGTCCGTCGCCGGGTCGGCCCTGGAGGTGCCGGGCGACCTCGTACGCCTCTCCGTGGGCATCGAGAACGTCGACGACCTCCTGGAGGACCTCCAGCAGGCCCTCGGCTAG
- a CDS encoding sigma factor-like helix-turn-helix DNA-binding protein, producing MRERQVSPGAGPARDFEAFVAGAAGRLLHTATLLTAEAPRDNPRARRLLTYAFAHTYACWDRMRGEDPYDRARQYLAVRFARGAWHQYGGLGRARPHPGSPLALLTPQQRLILVLRLYEGVGEEQTAALLGLPTERVHHICDRATATLLHPPRDPAPAVAGPKVVPS from the coding sequence GTGCGAGAACGGCAGGTGTCCCCAGGTGCCGGACCGGCCCGGGACTTCGAGGCGTTCGTCGCGGGCGCGGCGGGCCGGCTGCTGCACACGGCCACGTTGCTCACGGCGGAGGCGCCGCGCGACAACCCGCGCGCGCGGCGCCTGCTCACATACGCCTTCGCGCACACGTACGCGTGCTGGGACCGGATGCGCGGCGAGGACCCGTACGACCGGGCCCGCCAGTACCTCGCCGTCCGCTTCGCGCGCGGGGCCTGGCACCAGTACGGCGGCCTCGGCCGGGCACGTCCCCATCCCGGCAGCCCGCTGGCGCTGCTCACCCCACAGCAGCGGCTGATCCTGGTCCTGCGGCTGTACGAGGGTGTGGGCGAGGAGCAGACGGCGGCGCTGCTCGGCCTGCCCACGGAACGCGTGCACCACATCTGCGACCGGGCGACGGCGACGCTTCTGCATCCGCCGCGGGACCCGGCGCCGGCCGTGGCCGGCCCGAAGGTGGTGCCGTCGTGA
- a CDS encoding MarR family winged helix-turn-helix transcriptional regulator, with the protein MSMDMTTVGDSGLLDTLQHEVAVFARRAEQTRLGGVGQVRNSMDRAAYLLLNRLDKEGPMGVKALAASMGIDSSTVTRQVAPLVDTGLVKRTSHPEDGRAVVLQLSPRGLSRLEEVRSSRRQLMAELTQEWAPEEREAFCTLLTRFNTALSARQASQGIPVGEAESAS; encoded by the coding sequence ATGTCGATGGACATGACGACCGTCGGTGACAGCGGTCTCCTCGACACGTTGCAGCACGAGGTCGCGGTCTTCGCGCGCCGTGCCGAACAGACCCGGCTCGGGGGAGTCGGGCAGGTGCGCAACTCGATGGACCGCGCCGCATATCTGCTGCTCAACCGCCTCGACAAGGAAGGCCCGATGGGCGTCAAGGCGCTCGCCGCGAGCATGGGCATCGACTCGTCGACGGTCACCCGGCAGGTCGCTCCGCTCGTCGACACGGGCCTCGTCAAGCGCACCTCGCACCCCGAGGACGGGCGGGCGGTGGTCCTCCAGTTGTCCCCGCGTGGGCTCTCGCGGCTGGAGGAAGTCCGTTCGTCCAGGCGTCAGTTGATGGCCGAGCTGACGCAGGAGTGGGCGCCGGAGGAGCGCGAGGCGTTCTGCACGCTCCTCACGCGCTTCAACACCGCGCTCTCCGCCCGCCAGGCCTCCCAGGGCATCCCGGTGGGCGAAGCGGAGTCCGCCTCCTGA
- the ilvA gene encoding threonine ammonia-lyase, whose protein sequence is MSYSTADSLHSLRPVTLDDVRGAQKMLMGVARVTAMEGSRHLSQLVGAPVHLKCENLQRTGSFKLRGAYVRIAGLLPEERAAGVVAASAGNHAQGVALASALLGVRATVFMPHGAPLPKISATREYGAEVRLHGQVVDETLIAAQEYADRTGAVLIHPFDHADIIAGQGTVGLEILEQCPEVRTILVGIGGGGLAAGIAVAVKSVRPDVRIVGVQAAGAAAYPPSLAAGRPVSVANPVTMADGIKVGRPGDVPFGIIGELVDEVRTVSEDELSAALLLCLERAKLVVEPAGASPVAALLSEPRAFEGPVVAVLSGGNVDPVLLERILRHGMAAQGRYLAVRLRLTDRPGALATLLGVLSVVDANVLDVSHVRTDPRLGLTEAEVELHLETKGPAHCAEVGLALREAGYLVID, encoded by the coding sequence ATGAGCTACAGCACGGCTGACTCCTTGCACTCCTTGAGGCCCGTCACACTCGACGACGTACGCGGTGCCCAGAAGATGCTCATGGGTGTGGCGCGGGTGACGGCCATGGAGGGCAGCAGGCATCTGTCCCAGCTGGTGGGCGCGCCGGTGCACCTCAAGTGCGAGAACCTCCAGCGGACCGGGTCCTTCAAACTGCGGGGCGCGTACGTCCGTATCGCCGGGCTGCTTCCCGAGGAGCGGGCCGCGGGTGTCGTCGCGGCCAGTGCAGGCAACCACGCGCAGGGGGTCGCGCTGGCCTCGGCACTGCTCGGCGTACGTGCCACCGTGTTCATGCCGCACGGCGCCCCGCTGCCGAAGATCAGCGCCACCCGCGAGTACGGCGCCGAGGTGAGGCTGCACGGTCAGGTCGTCGACGAGACGCTGATCGCCGCCCAGGAGTACGCGGACCGGACGGGCGCGGTGCTGATCCACCCCTTCGACCACGCCGACATCATCGCCGGGCAGGGCACGGTCGGCCTGGAGATCCTGGAACAGTGCCCCGAGGTACGCACGATCCTCGTCGGGATCGGTGGGGGCGGTCTGGCCGCCGGGATCGCGGTCGCCGTGAAGTCGGTGCGGCCCGACGTACGGATCGTGGGCGTACAGGCGGCGGGCGCGGCGGCGTACCCGCCTTCGCTGGCGGCCGGGCGGCCGGTGTCGGTCGCCAACCCGGTCACGATGGCCGACGGGATCAAGGTCGGGCGGCCCGGCGACGTGCCGTTCGGGATCATCGGCGAGCTGGTCGACGAGGTCCGCACGGTCAGCGAGGACGAGCTGTCGGCCGCGCTGCTGCTCTGCCTGGAGCGCGCCAAACTCGTCGTGGAACCGGCGGGGGCGAGCCCGGTCGCGGCGCTGCTGAGCGAGCCACGAGCCTTCGAGGGGCCGGTCGTCGCCGTGCTGTCCGGCGGCAACGTCGACCCGGTGCTGCTGGAGCGCATCCTGCGCCACGGCATGGCCGCACAGGGCCGCTACCTGGCGGTTCGGCTGCGGCTGACGGACCGGCCGGGCGCCCTCGCGACGCTCCTCGGGGTGTTGTCAGTGGTCGACGCTAATGTCCTCGACGTGAGCCATGTCCGGACCGATCCGCGGCTCGGGCTCACGGAGGCGGAGGTCGAGCTGCACCTGGAGACGAAGGGACCGGCGCACTGCGCCGAGGTCGGCCTGGCACTGCGCGAGGCCGGTTACCTCGTGATCGACTGA
- a CDS encoding ATP-binding cassette domain-containing protein, which produces MPGAIYAEGLVKTFGDVKALDGVDLDVPEGTVLGLLGPNGAGKTTTVRCLTTLLRPDRGSAVVAGIDVLKHPDAVRRSIGLSGQFAAVDEYLTGRENLQMVGQLYQMKAKAAKARADELLEQFHLADAADRSAKTYSGGMRRRLDLAAALVVSPPVMFMDEPTTGLDPRNRQQLWEVIKQLVSGGTTLLLTTQYLEEADHLAHDIAVVDHGRVIARGTSDQLKARTGGERVEVVVHEREHITTASEVLAAFGKGQGEVTVQEHMRKLTVPVTGGAKLLAEVIRELDSRGIEIDDIGLRRPTLDDVFLSLTGHLAEVKDEENGGKSGSQGGKQGANQSEKETDK; this is translated from the coding sequence ATGCCAGGCGCCATCTATGCCGAAGGCCTGGTGAAGACCTTCGGCGACGTAAAGGCTCTGGACGGCGTCGATCTGGACGTCCCGGAGGGCACGGTCCTCGGTCTGCTCGGGCCGAACGGAGCGGGCAAGACCACCACCGTCCGCTGTCTGACGACCCTGCTGCGGCCCGACCGCGGCTCGGCGGTCGTCGCGGGCATCGACGTCCTGAAGCACCCCGACGCAGTCCGCCGCTCGATCGGCCTCTCCGGCCAGTTCGCGGCGGTCGACGAGTATCTGACCGGCCGCGAGAACCTCCAGATGGTCGGCCAGCTGTACCAGATGAAGGCGAAGGCGGCGAAGGCCCGCGCGGACGAACTGCTGGAGCAGTTCCATCTCGCGGACGCCGCCGACCGCTCCGCGAAGACCTACTCCGGCGGCATGCGCAGGCGGCTCGACCTCGCGGCGGCCCTGGTCGTCTCGCCGCCGGTGATGTTCATGGACGAACCGACGACCGGCCTCGACCCGCGCAACCGCCAGCAACTGTGGGAGGTCATCAAGCAGTTGGTCTCCGGCGGGACGACACTGCTGCTGACCACCCAGTATCTGGAGGAGGCCGACCATCTCGCGCACGACATCGCGGTGGTCGACCACGGACGGGTCATCGCCCGCGGCACCTCCGACCAGCTCAAGGCCCGCACCGGCGGCGAGCGCGTCGAGGTCGTCGTGCACGAGCGTGAGCACATAACGACCGCGTCCGAGGTGCTCGCCGCCTTCGGCAAGGGGCAGGGCGAGGTCACCGTGCAGGAGCACATGCGCAAACTCACCGTGCCCGTCACCGGCGGCGCGAAGCTCCTCGCCGAGGTCATCCGCGAACTGGACTCCCGTGGCATAGAGATCGACGACATCGGCCTGCGACGCCCGACCCTCGACGACGTCTTCCTCTCCCTGACCGGCCACCTGGCCGAGGTGAAGGATGAGGAGAACGGCGGGAAGAGCGGAAGCCAAGGCGGAAAACAGGGCGCGAACCAGAGCGAAAAGGAGACCGACAAGTGA